A stretch of the Deltaproteobacteria bacterium genome encodes the following:
- the flgI gene encoding flagellar basal body P-ring protein FlgI (part of the basal body which consists of four rings L, P, S, and M mounted on a central rod; Bradyrhizobium has one thick flagellum and several thin flagella; the Bradyrhizobium protein in this cluster is associated with the thin flagella): protein MGVLKVKNGLMVALLVLVGSQSAQAERLKELADLEGARANQLIGYGLVVGLAGTGDDASAPFSAESVVTMLERLG, encoded by the coding sequence ATGGGTGTTTTAAAAGTTAAAAATGGTCTGATGGTGGCTTTGTTGGTCTTGGTGGGCTCACAAAGTGCCCAGGCCGAACGTTTGAAAGAACTGGCGGATCTTGAGGGTGCGAGAGCTAACCAGTTGATTGGTTATGGTTTGGTCGTAGGCTTGGCGGGAACAGGCGACGATGCATCGGCACCCTTTAGTGCTGAATCTGTGGTGACCATGCTCGAGCGATTGGGT